From a region of the Lactuca sativa cultivar Salinas chromosome 4, Lsat_Salinas_v11, whole genome shotgun sequence genome:
- the LOC128133679 gene encoding uncharacterized protein LOC128133679, producing MSGRPSRGRPQNETPDVAQVVAQQLMEAIPNIVTQVTAGLNANQGSSGGNRGNNERECKYKSFMACKPKEFHGKEGAVGLLKWIDSMESVLHISKCLERNKVEYASCLLQDRALTWWNTLVQTRGRTTAYQLTWEDLKKLLIEEYCPKDELQKLESEFWNHSMVRTQIEKYTVRFHELAKLVPHMVTPEEKRIDRYIWGLAPKIRGMVTSANPTTIQSAVSLANRLTNDVIRMGASTKESSSNKRKPANQGEKKYGGKSGRKQKVSRNFMVRAQEQEPVKTQGQEVQERKQYSGPLPKCNKCNFHHKGACPVCQNCKQTGYYSKYCKVNKEGKRTCYECGSTDHLRRACPKLNNGPGNNGQGQARQNFQGNQVGQPRGVAFVIGAEEARQNPEVITGTFLLNNHFASVIFDAGADRSFVSLAFRPLIGLKSVKMRNAYAIELADGYEIRANDIIPGCTLNLADKLFSIVLIPIELGSFDVIVGMDWLSKNRADIGCYEKVIRVPLPNGETLIIHGEKPGRSLNIVSSMKIHKYLKKNCIAFMAHVLEREPEAKQLKEVPVVQNYLEVFPEEFPGLPPHRQVEFRIDLVPGAAPIAKLFLCMVYPCLSFLIEIVVLHLDFGGCYRGH from the coding sequence ATGTCAGGCAGGCCTAGTCGCGGGCGCCCACAGAACGAAACACCCGATGTTGCTCAAGTTGTAGCACAACAACTCATGGAAGCAATCCCAAACATTGTTACTCAAGTAACTGCAGGACTTAATGCTAACCAAGGAAGTAGTGGAGGAAAccggggaaacaatgaaagagaatGTAAATACAAGTCCTTTATGGCCTGTAAACCTAAGGAGTTCCATGGAAAGGAAGGTGCGGTCGGGTTGCTGAAATGGATTGACAGCATGGAGTCGGTCCTTCACATTAGCAAATGCCTCGAGCGCAACAAAGTTGAGTATGCATCTTGCCTACTCCAAGATAGGGCATTAACCTGGTGGAATACTCTAGTGCAAACCCGAGGCCGTACAACGGCATATCAGCTAACTTGGGAAGACCTAAAGAAGCTACtgatagaggagtattgtcccaaGGATGAACTTCAAAAACTTGAATCTGAATTCTGGAACCATTCTATGGTTCGAACACAAATAGAGAAGTACACAGTCCGATTTCATGAACTAGCAAAACTGGTACCTCACATGGTTACTCCTGAGGAGAAACGGATAGATCGTTACATCTGGGGTCTGGCACCAAAGATTCGGGGAATGGTTACCTCAGCAAACCCAACTACCATTCAAAGTGCAGTAAGTCTAGCGAATCGACTAACCAATGATGTGATAAGGATGGGAGCATCGACAAAGGAAAGCTCTAGTAACAAGAGGAAGCCAGCAAATCAGGGAGAGAAGAAATATGGAGGCAAGTCAGGGAGGAAgcagaaagtctcaagaaatttTATGGTAAGAGCCCAGGAGCAAGAACCAGTGAAAACTCAAGGACAGGAAGTGCAGGAGCGAAAGCAGTACTCAGGGCCGCTTCCGAAGTGcaataagtgtaacttccatcacaaggGAGCTTGCCCGGTGTGCCAAAACTGTAAGCAAACAGGCTATTACTCGAAGTATTGTAAGGTGAATAAGGAGGGAAAAAGGACATGTTACGAGTGCGGGAGTACTGATCATCTCCGTAGAGCATGTCCTAAACTGAACAATGGACCTGGTAACAATGGACAAGGCCAAGCCAGGCAAAACTTTCAAGGAAATCAAGTTGGACAGCCAAGAGGTGTAGCCTTTGTGATTGGTGCAGAAGAAGCTCGTCAGAACCCTGAAGTGATAACAGGTACGTTCCTCCTGAACAACCATTTTGCATCAGTAATATTCGATGCGGGAGCAGATAGGAGTTTTGTTTCTTTAGCATTTAGACCGTTAATTGGCTTGAAATCGGTAAAGATGAGGAATGCTTATGCTATTGAACTTGCTGATGGGTATGAAATTAGGGCTAATGATataattcctggttgtactctgaATTTAGCTGATAAACTATTTAGCATTGTCCTAATTCCTATAGAACTAGGTAGTTTTGatgtgatagtagggatggattggttatccAAAAATAGAGCGGACATTGGTTGTTACGAGAAAGTCATTAGAGTGCCTCTCCCTAATGGAGAAACCCTTATCATACACGGTGAGAAGCCAGGAAGAAGTTTAAACATAGTATCAAGCATGAAGATTCACAAGTACCTGAAGAAGAATTGTATTGCATTCATGGCTCACGTGCTAGAAAGAGAACCTGAAGCTAAGCAACtcaaggaggttccagtggttcaAAACTATCTCGAAGTGTTTCCGGAGGAATTTCCCGGTTTACCCCCTCACAGGCAGGTCGAATTTCGGATAGACTTAGTTCCCGGAGCGGCACCGATAGCAAAATTGTTTCTCTGCATGGTGTACCCCTGTCTATcatttctgatagagatagtcGTTTTACATCTCGATTTTGGTGGATGTTACAGAGGGCACTAG